One window of Nymphaea colorata isolate Beijing-Zhang1983 chromosome 11, ASM883128v2, whole genome shotgun sequence genomic DNA carries:
- the LOC116264091 gene encoding myb-related protein 308-like, which produces MRRPCCEKQDTNKGAWTKQEDQKLIDYIREHGEGCWRSLPQAAGLLRCGKSCRLRWINYLRPDLKRGNFAEDEEDLIIKLHALLGNRWSLIAGRLPGRTDNEIKNYWNSHLRKKLISMGIDPKNHKITPCWQRPQRSHSTTSSLSRPTSAESKPHKENEDRFSEATKKQHKDHVDEGRQQPSGAATSEAESTLLPDLNLELSITTPPPPPPPPSLRRHLPYPKAPSPPPPSSPPSSEIPSSSTTMCHLRPVPDPKPPTLLLFN; this is translated from the exons ATGAGGAGACCGTGCTGTGAGAAACAAGACACCAACAAGGGAGCATGGACGAAGCAGGAGGACCAGAAGCTCATCGACTACATCCGAGAGCACGGAGAAGGATGTTGGCGCTCGCTCCCTCAGGCTGCCG GATTGCTGCGGTGTGGGAAGAGTTGCAGGCTGAGATGGATCAACTACCTCAGGCCAGATCTTAAGCGTGGCAACTTCGCGGAAGACGAAGAAGATCTCATCATCAAGCTGCACGCACTCCTGGGCAACAG GTGGTCGTTGATTGCCGGGAGGTTGCCGGGGCGCACGGACAACGAGATAAAAAACTACTGGAATTCCCACCTGAGGAAGAAGCTCATCAGCATGGGCATCGACCCCAAGAACCACAAGATCACACCGTGCTGGCAGCGGCCCCAGCGCTCTCACAGCACCACCTCATCCCTCTCGAGGCCTACCAGTGCGGAGAGCAAGCcccacaaagaaaatgaagatcgATTCAGTGAAGCGACCAAGAAACAGCACAAGGATCACGTCGACGAAGGCCGGCAGCAGCCATCCGGTGCTGCAACCAGCGAGGCGGAGAGCACGTTGTTGCCGGACTTGAACCTAGAGCTGAGCATCACCACCCCTCCTCCGCCACCTCCGCCGCCGTCTCTACGTCGCCATCTTCCCTACCCTAAAGCACCATCACCGCCACCACCATCCTCACCACCAAGTTCTGAGATCCCTTCTTCTTCCACCACAATGTGCCATCTTCGACCCGTGCCCGACCCCAAGCCACCTACATTGCTTCTATTCAATTAA